One region of Eretmochelys imbricata isolate rEreImb1 chromosome 2, rEreImb1.hap1, whole genome shotgun sequence genomic DNA includes:
- the RBM24 gene encoding RNA-binding protein 24 isoform X1 has protein sequence MHTTQKDTTYTKIFVGGLPYHTTDSSLRKYFEVFGEIEEAVVITDRQTGKSRGYGFVTMADRAAAERACKDPNPIIDGRKANVNLAYLGAKPRIMQPGFAFGVQHLHPALIQRPFGIPAHYVYPQAFVQPGVVIPHVQPTAAAASTTPYIDYTGAAYAQYSAAAAAAAAAAYDQYPYAASPAAAGYVTAGGYGYAVQQPLTAAAPGTAAAAFGQYQPQQLQADRMQ, from the exons ATGCACACGACCCAGAAGGACACCACTTACACCAAGATCTTTGTCGGGGGCCTGCCTTATCACACTACAGACTCCAGCCTGCGCAAGTACTTCGAGGTGTTCGGGGAGATCGAGGAAGCCGTGGTCATCACCGACAGGCAGACCGGCAAGTCCCGGGGATACGGATTT GTCACCATGGCTGACAGAGCTGCTGCTGAAAGGGCTTGCAAAGATCCCAATCCTATCATTGATGGCAGGAAAGCCAACGTGAACCTGGCATACCTGGGAGCAAAACCAAGGATAATGCAACCAG GTTTTGCCTTTGGTGTTCAGCATCTTCATCCAGCTCTCATACAGAGGCCTTTTGG GATACCTGCTCATTATGTCTATCCACAGGCTTTTGTGCAGCCAGGAGTTGTAATTCCACATGTCCAAcctacagcagctgctgcctccaCCACGCCTTACATTGATTACACTGGAGCGGCATATGCACAATACTCAGctgcggcagctgctgctgccgctgctgcctATGACCAGTACCCGTATGCAGcatccccagctgctgcaggataTGTCACTGCTGGGGGTTATGGCTATGCAGTCCAGCAACCACTCACTGCTGCAGCACCTGGGACAGCTGCTGCAGCCTTTGGTCAGTACCAGCCACAACAGCTACAGGCAGACCGCATGCAATAG
- the RBM24 gene encoding RNA-binding protein 24 isoform X2, protein MADRAAAERACKDPNPIIDGRKANVNLAYLGAKPRIMQPGFAFGVQHLHPALIQRPFGIPAHYVYPQAFVQPGVVIPHVQPTAAAASTTPYIDYTGAAYAQYSAAAAAAAAAAYDQYPYAASPAAAGYVTAGGYGYAVQQPLTAAAPGTAAAAFGQYQPQQLQADRMQ, encoded by the exons ATGGCTGACAGAGCTGCTGCTGAAAGGGCTTGCAAAGATCCCAATCCTATCATTGATGGCAGGAAAGCCAACGTGAACCTGGCATACCTGGGAGCAAAACCAAGGATAATGCAACCAG GTTTTGCCTTTGGTGTTCAGCATCTTCATCCAGCTCTCATACAGAGGCCTTTTGG GATACCTGCTCATTATGTCTATCCACAGGCTTTTGTGCAGCCAGGAGTTGTAATTCCACATGTCCAAcctacagcagctgctgcctccaCCACGCCTTACATTGATTACACTGGAGCGGCATATGCACAATACTCAGctgcggcagctgctgctgccgctgctgcctATGACCAGTACCCGTATGCAGcatccccagctgctgcaggataTGTCACTGCTGGGGGTTATGGCTATGCAGTCCAGCAACCACTCACTGCTGCAGCACCTGGGACAGCTGCTGCAGCCTTTGGTCAGTACCAGCCACAACAGCTACAGGCAGACCGCATGCAATAG